The following proteins are co-located in the Hydrogenophaga sp. RAC07 genome:
- a CDS encoding PA0069 family radical SAM protein, with protein sequence MSTVHIPLQAIKGRGLAQHQPHRFERDAREAFDDGWGALDDAVLARDEAPPPATEVSFEDAKSAITHNDSPDIGFRLGLNPYRGCEHGCVYCYARPSHSYLNLSPGIDFETKLIAKRNIAQVLQRELASPRHVPELLAIGTVTDAYQPIERELRLMRGVLQVLSDTRHPLAIVTKGSGVERDIDLLAPMAAQGLAAVYLTITSLDAKLTRLLEPRAAAPHRRLRTIRTLAEAGIPVGVSVAPQIPFINNDMEQVLEAAYEAGARRAFYTVLRLPHELSPMFRQWLELHYPDRAARVMARVQEMRGGRDYNADFAQRMKGRGVWADLIRQRFEKTCDRLGYAREREPLKTTLFRPAGLPGQQSLF encoded by the coding sequence ATGTCCACTGTCCACATTCCATTGCAGGCCATCAAGGGCCGTGGCCTGGCCCAGCACCAGCCGCACCGCTTCGAGCGCGACGCCCGCGAGGCGTTCGACGACGGCTGGGGCGCGCTCGACGACGCGGTGCTGGCGCGCGACGAGGCGCCACCACCCGCCACCGAGGTGAGCTTTGAAGACGCCAAGAGCGCCATCACCCACAACGATTCGCCCGACATCGGATTTCGCCTCGGCCTCAACCCGTACCGGGGATGCGAGCACGGCTGTGTGTACTGCTACGCCCGGCCCAGCCACAGTTACCTCAACCTCTCGCCCGGCATCGATTTCGAAACGAAGCTGATCGCCAAGCGCAACATCGCCCAGGTGCTGCAGCGCGAACTGGCCAGCCCGCGCCACGTGCCCGAGCTGCTGGCCATCGGCACCGTGACCGATGCCTACCAGCCCATCGAGCGCGAACTGCGCCTCATGCGTGGCGTGTTGCAGGTGCTGAGCGACACGCGTCACCCGCTGGCCATCGTCACCAAGGGCAGCGGCGTGGAGCGCGACATCGACCTGCTCGCGCCCATGGCCGCGCAGGGACTGGCAGCGGTGTACCTGACCATCACCTCGCTCGACGCGAAACTCACCCGCCTGCTGGAACCGCGTGCCGCCGCGCCGCACCGCCGCCTGCGCACCATCCGCACGCTTGCCGAGGCCGGCATTCCGGTGGGCGTGAGCGTGGCGCCGCAGATTCCGTTCATCAACAACGACATGGAGCAGGTGCTGGAGGCGGCCTATGAAGCGGGAGCACGGCGCGCCTTCTACACCGTGCTGCGCCTGCCGCACGAGCTCAGCCCCATGTTTCGCCAGTGGCTGGAGTTGCACTACCCCGACCGCGCCGCTCGCGTGATGGCCCGCGTGCAGGAGATGCGTGGCGGGCGCGACTACAACGCCGACTTCGCGCAGCGCATGAAAGGCCGTGGCGTGTGGGCCGACCTCATCCGCCAGCGCTTCGAGAAAACCTGCGACCGCCTGGGCTATGCGCGCGAACGTGAACCGCTCAAGACCACACTGTTCAGGCCGGCGGGCCTGCCGGGGCAGCAGTCGCTGTTCTGA
- a CDS encoding oxidoreductase-like domain-containing protein — MRHGVDLDVALRPPPPEPTTCCGRGCNGCVWDGYYTALGYWRDDALDLLRTATAAPAGPPA; from the coding sequence ATGCGGCACGGCGTCGATCTGGACGTCGCTCTGCGCCCTCCGCCGCCCGAGCCCACCACCTGCTGCGGTCGGGGTTGCAACGGCTGCGTGTGGGACGGCTACTACACGGCGCTGGGCTACTGGCGCGACGATGCGCTGGACCTGCTCAGAACAGCGACTGCTGCCCCGGCAGGCCCGCCGGCCTGA
- the ybaL gene encoding YbaL family putative K(+) efflux transporter yields the protein MPHDVSLIATIAAGFGLAMVFGYVAVRLHMPPLVGYLLAGIVISPATPGFVADVGLASQLAEIGVMLLMFGVGLHFSINDLMAVRRIAVPGAIVQIAVATLLGIGVSHVWGWSLAGSLVFGLCLSVASTVVLLRALEAKGLLKSINGQIAVGWLVVEDLVMVLVLVLLPALAGVMAPADGVAATTGNDIWQAVGLTLAKVTAFIVLMLVVGRRLLPKALWWVARTGSQELFTLSVVAVAVGVAFGAGKLFDVSFALGAFFAGMMMRESEFAHRAADESLPLRDAFAVLFFVSVGMLFDPAVVWNEPLKLLAVVAIIMLGKTIAAVALVLMFRYPLNTALTVGVSLAQIGEFSFILAGLGVALNLMPVEGQSLVLAGALISIAANAALFRAVEPMQAWIRERSAYARKLEARDDPLAELPASTHASLLAKQVVLVGHGRVGERIAQTLREQGIPFVVAEENREIVDALRKDGIAAVSGDASTPEVLIQAHIARAAVLVITIPDTMGVRKMVEIARTLNPAIDVILRTHNEEEAALLKSESLGTVFLGDTELARGMAAHVLLQFKR from the coding sequence ATGCCGCACGACGTCAGCCTGATCGCCACGATCGCGGCGGGTTTCGGCCTGGCGATGGTGTTCGGGTACGTCGCGGTGCGCCTGCACATGCCGCCGCTGGTGGGTTATCTGCTCGCGGGCATTGTCATCAGCCCGGCCACGCCCGGCTTCGTGGCCGACGTGGGTCTGGCCAGCCAGCTGGCCGAGATCGGCGTGATGCTGCTGATGTTCGGCGTGGGCCTGCACTTCTCGATCAACGACCTCATGGCGGTGCGCCGCATCGCCGTGCCGGGCGCCATCGTGCAGATTGCGGTGGCCACCCTGCTCGGCATCGGCGTCTCCCACGTCTGGGGCTGGAGCCTGGCCGGCTCACTGGTGTTCGGCCTGTGCCTGTCGGTGGCGAGCACGGTGGTGCTGCTGCGGGCGCTGGAGGCCAAGGGCTTGCTCAAATCCATCAACGGCCAGATCGCGGTGGGCTGGCTGGTGGTGGAAGACCTGGTCATGGTGCTGGTGCTGGTGTTGCTGCCGGCCCTAGCCGGCGTGATGGCGCCGGCCGACGGTGTGGCCGCCACCACGGGCAACGACATCTGGCAGGCGGTGGGCCTCACGCTGGCCAAGGTCACGGCCTTCATCGTGCTCATGCTGGTGGTGGGGCGGCGGTTGCTGCCCAAGGCGCTGTGGTGGGTGGCGCGCACCGGCTCGCAGGAACTGTTCACGCTGAGCGTGGTGGCGGTGGCCGTGGGCGTGGCCTTTGGCGCGGGCAAGCTGTTCGACGTGTCCTTCGCACTGGGCGCCTTTTTCGCCGGCATGATGATGCGCGAGTCCGAGTTTGCCCACCGCGCGGCCGACGAATCCTTGCCGCTGCGCGATGCCTTCGCGGTGCTTTTCTTTGTGTCGGTGGGCATGCTGTTCGACCCCGCCGTGGTGTGGAACGAGCCGTTGAAATTGCTCGCGGTGGTGGCCATCATCATGCTGGGCAAGACCATTGCGGCGGTGGCGCTGGTGCTGATGTTTCGCTACCCGCTGAACACCGCACTCACCGTGGGCGTGAGCCTGGCGCAGATCGGTGAGTTCTCGTTCATCCTCGCCGGCCTGGGCGTGGCGCTGAACCTGATGCCGGTGGAGGGCCAGAGCCTGGTGCTGGCGGGCGCGCTCATTTCGATCGCGGCCAACGCCGCGCTGTTCAGGGCGGTGGAGCCTATGCAGGCCTGGATACGCGAGCGTTCCGCCTACGCCCGCAAGCTCGAAGCACGCGACGACCCGCTGGCCGAACTGCCCGCCTCCACCCACGCATCGCTGCTGGCCAAACAGGTGGTGCTGGTGGGCCATGGCCGTGTGGGCGAACGCATCGCGCAGACCTTGCGCGAACAAGGCATTCCGTTTGTGGTGGCTGAAGAAAACCGCGAGATCGTCGACGCCCTGCGCAAGGACGGCATCGCAGCCGTGAGCGGCGATGCGTCCACGCCCGAGGTGCTGATCCAGGCGCACATCGCGCGCGCGGCCGTGCTCGTGATCACCATCCCCGACACCATGGGCGTGCGCAAGATGGTGGAGATCGCGCGCACGCTCAACCCGGCGATCGACGTGATCCTGCGCACCCACAACGAAGAAGAGGCCGCGCTGCTCAAGAGCGAGAGCCTGGGAACCGTGTTCCTGGGCGACACCGAGCTGGCGCGCGGCATGGCGGCGCATGTGCTGCTGCAGTTCAAACGCTGA
- a CDS encoding amidohydrolase family protein — translation MLDLLITHATLPDGRTDMSVAVQDGRITEVSEGLQVPAHDTVDAQSQLLTPPFCDPHFHMDATLSYGLPRVNQSGTLLEGIALWGELKPLLTEEALVERALRYGDWAVAKGLLAIRSHVDTSDPSLLPVRAMLEAKRLMAPYLDVQLVAFPQDGVLRSPGGLNNLMRALDLGVDVVGGIPHFERTMVEGAASVKLLCELAAELGLPVDMHCDESDDPMSRHIETLAFETHRLGLQGRVNGSHLTSMHSMDNYYVSKLIPLIAESGVSAVANPLINITLQGRHDTYPRRRGMTRVPELMAAGVTVAFGHDCVMDPWYSLGSGDMLEVAHMGLHVAQMTSQAGMRQCFDAVTTNAAKVMGLQGYGIAAGCDASFVLLQARDPIEAIRLRATRLKVWRKGRLLSETAPTLPRLNLPARAGAAP, via the coding sequence ATGCTCGACCTGCTGATCACCCACGCCACACTGCCCGACGGCCGCACCGACATGAGCGTGGCGGTGCAGGACGGCCGCATCACCGAGGTGTCCGAAGGCCTGCAGGTGCCCGCGCATGACACCGTGGACGCGCAGAGCCAACTGCTCACGCCGCCGTTTTGCGATCCGCACTTTCACATGGACGCCACCCTGAGCTACGGCCTGCCGCGCGTGAACCAGAGCGGCACGCTGCTCGAAGGCATCGCCCTGTGGGGCGAACTCAAGCCCTTGCTGACCGAAGAAGCGCTGGTGGAGCGCGCGCTGCGCTATGGCGACTGGGCCGTGGCCAAGGGGCTGCTCGCCATCCGCAGCCATGTGGACACCAGCGACCCGAGCCTGCTGCCGGTGCGCGCCATGCTGGAGGCCAAACGCCTCATGGCGCCGTACCTCGACGTGCAGCTGGTCGCATTCCCGCAAGACGGCGTGTTGCGCTCCCCGGGCGGATTGAACAACCTGATGCGGGCACTCGACCTGGGCGTGGACGTGGTCGGCGGCATCCCGCATTTCGAACGCACCATGGTGGAAGGCGCGGCCAGCGTGAAGCTCCTGTGCGAGCTGGCCGCCGAGCTGGGTCTGCCGGTGGACATGCACTGCGACGAAAGCGACGACCCGATGTCGCGCCACATCGAGACCCTGGCCTTCGAAACGCACCGCCTGGGCCTGCAGGGTCGCGTGAACGGCTCGCACCTCACCTCCATGCACAGCATGGACAACTACTACGTGTCCAAACTGATCCCGCTGATCGCCGAATCGGGTGTGAGCGCCGTGGCCAACCCGCTGATCAACATCACACTTCAGGGCCGGCACGACACCTACCCCAGGCGCCGCGGCATGACACGCGTGCCCGAACTCATGGCCGCCGGCGTGACGGTGGCCTTCGGCCACGACTGCGTGATGGACCCCTGGTACTCGCTGGGCAGCGGCGACATGCTGGAGGTGGCCCACATGGGCCTGCACGTGGCGCAGATGACCAGCCAGGCTGGCATGCGCCAGTGTTTCGACGCGGTCACCACGAATGCGGCGAAGGTGATGGGGCTGCAGGGCTACGGCATCGCGGCGGGCTGTGATGCCAGCTTTGTGCTGCTGCAGGCGCGCGATCCGATCGAAGCGATCCGCCTGCGCGCCACCCGCCTGAAGGTGTGGCGCAAAGGACGGTTGCTGTCGGAGACAGCGCCCACCCTCCCGCGCCTGAACCTGCCCGCCCGCGCCGGGGCCGCACCATGA
- a CDS encoding MBL fold metallo-hydrolase has translation MNSFGKRAQGARLERMQASTMWNGLGFRNVHPPLPGLRDATVPRPTLKEFLSSGGRRAPDGPLPSMDPREAWSRPVHSGLRATWLGHSTVLIEIDGHRVLTDPVWGTRASPFRLLGPKRFQPVPLRLRQMPEVDVVVLSHDHYDHLDYPTIRALAKHSAVPFVTSLGVGAHLQAWGVAAERITELDWWESHRVPGTGLTITAAPSQHFSGRGLKDRNATLWSSMVVQSDRHKVFFSGDTGLTTEYATIRERLGPFDLVMLEVGAFHPSWGDIHLGPVNALKAHALLGGGAFLPVHWGTFSLAMHAWDEPVETLLQLAPMQGVPLLMPRLGEAVEPAHLAAVVPWWRGLDQGAPPARAIEVPALQRELPWPLD, from the coding sequence ATGAACTCGTTCGGCAAACGTGCACAGGGCGCGCGCCTGGAGCGCATGCAGGCCTCGACGATGTGGAACGGTTTGGGGTTCCGCAATGTGCATCCGCCCCTGCCCGGGCTGCGCGATGCCACCGTGCCCCGGCCCACGCTCAAGGAGTTTCTGAGTTCGGGTGGCCGGCGCGCACCCGACGGACCGTTGCCTTCGATGGACCCGCGCGAGGCCTGGAGCCGCCCGGTGCACAGCGGCCTGCGCGCCACCTGGCTGGGGCACTCCACCGTGCTGATCGAGATCGACGGCCACCGCGTGCTCACCGACCCGGTGTGGGGCACGCGCGCATCGCCGTTCCGCCTGCTCGGCCCCAAGCGTTTTCAGCCGGTGCCTCTGCGTTTGCGGCAGATGCCCGAGGTGGACGTGGTGGTGCTCTCGCACGACCACTACGACCACCTGGACTACCCCACCATCCGCGCGCTGGCGAAGCACAGCGCCGTGCCCTTCGTCACCTCGCTCGGCGTGGGTGCCCACCTGCAGGCCTGGGGCGTGGCGGCCGAGCGCATCACCGAACTCGACTGGTGGGAGAGCCACCGCGTGCCCGGCACCGGCCTCACCATCACCGCAGCGCCGTCGCAGCACTTTTCAGGCCGTGGCCTGAAAGACCGCAACGCCACGCTGTGGTCTTCCATGGTGGTGCAGTCGGATCGGCACAAGGTGTTTTTCAGCGGCGACACGGGCCTCACCACCGAGTACGCCACCATCCGCGAGCGCCTGGGCCCGTTCGACCTGGTCATGCTGGAAGTGGGGGCCTTCCACCCTTCGTGGGGCGACATCCACCTCGGCCCGGTGAACGCCCTCAAGGCCCATGCGCTGCTGGGCGGCGGCGCCTTTCTGCCGGTGCACTGGGGCACCTTCAGCCTGGCCATGCACGCCTGGGACGAACCGGTGGAGACGCTGCTGCAACTGGCGCCCATGCAAGGCGTGCCGCTGCTCATGCCGCGCCTGGGCGAGGCGGTGGAGCCCGCCCACCTGGCGGCGGTGGTCCCGTGGTGGCGCGGGCTGGACCAGGGCGCACCGCCCGCACGCGCCATCGAAGTGCCGGCCCTGCAGCGCGAGCTGCCCTGGCCACTGGACTGA
- a CDS encoding type 1 glutamine amidotransferase domain-containing protein codes for MKILMILTSHDQLGDTGKKTGFWLEEFAAPYYVFKDAGAELVLASPKGGQPPLDPKSDDEDAQTDDTRRFKKDPQAMDALAHTTRLAEVSGEGFDAVFYPGGHGPLWDLAEDTHSIQLIETLFAAGKPVSAVCHAPAVFRHTRSVDGAPLVQGKKVTGFTNTEEEAVQLTQVVPFLVQDMLEANGGLYHKGEDWQSFVVTDGHLITGQNPASSAAAARAVLAQLQAA; via the coding sequence ATGAAGATTCTGATGATCCTGACCTCCCACGACCAACTCGGCGACACGGGCAAGAAGACCGGCTTCTGGCTGGAAGAGTTTGCCGCGCCGTATTACGTCTTCAAGGACGCCGGTGCCGAGCTCGTGCTCGCTTCTCCCAAGGGTGGTCAGCCTCCGCTGGACCCCAAGAGCGATGACGAAGACGCGCAGACCGACGACACACGCCGGTTCAAGAAGGACCCGCAGGCCATGGACGCGCTGGCGCACACCACCCGTTTGGCCGAGGTGTCGGGCGAAGGATTCGACGCGGTGTTCTACCCGGGTGGTCATGGCCCTTTGTGGGACCTGGCTGAAGACACCCACTCCATCCAGTTGATCGAGACCCTGTTCGCGGCCGGCAAACCGGTCTCGGCGGTCTGCCACGCACCCGCGGTGTTCCGCCACACCAGGTCGGTCGACGGCGCGCCGCTGGTCCAGGGCAAGAAGGTGACCGGGTTCACCAACACCGAGGAAGAGGCCGTGCAGCTGACCCAGGTGGTGCCCTTCCTGGTGCAGGACATGCTGGAAGCCAACGGCGGTCTGTACCACAAGGGGGAGGACTGGCAGTCTTTTGTGGTCACCGATGGCCACCTGATCACTGGACAAAACCCCGCCTCTTCAGCCGCTGCCGCGCGCGCCGTGCTGGCGCAACTGCAAGCCGCCTGA
- a CDS encoding aldehyde dehydrogenase family protein, which translates to MAQSEGELQLSATILDYCAEHAESFLAPEKLSTAKGDALVESSPIGVLFGVEPWNHPYCQIVRFAAPNLMAGNVVMVKHASNVRQCALAFERLLEEAGASAGAFTNVFISKDQVAQVNDDDRIRAVALTGSDGAGAVVAQRAGKNLKKSTMALLSSAQALETLLGQVDEAVAHGARIVMGDQRIEGQAGAFMQPTILTDIEAANPTYKQEFFGPVALQEVDPGELNGSGGQSPGWHPRVMPGQGASP; encoded by the coding sequence ATCGCCCAGAGCGAGGGCGAGCTCCAGTTGAGCGCGACCATCCTCGACTACTGCGCCGAGCACGCCGAGTCCTTCCTGGCGCCGGAGAAGCTCAGCACGGCCAAAGGCGACGCCCTGGTCGAGAGCAGTCCGATCGGCGTGTTGTTCGGCGTGGAGCCGTGGAACCATCCGTACTGCCAGATCGTGCGTTTCGCCGCCCCCAACCTGATGGCCGGCAACGTCGTGATGGTCAAGCACGCCTCCAACGTGCGGCAATGCGCACTGGCCTTCGAGCGCCTGCTCGAAGAGGCGGGTGCGTCGGCGGGCGCGTTCACCAACGTGTTCATCTCCAAGGACCAGGTCGCCCAGGTCAACGACGATGACCGCATCCGCGCCGTGGCCTTGACGGGCAGCGACGGTGCGGGCGCTGTGGTGGCCCAGCGCGCGGGCAAGAACCTGAAGAAATCCACGATGGCCCTGCTGTCATCGGCGCAAGCGCTTGAGACGCTGCTGGGCCAGGTGGACGAGGCCGTGGCCCACGGTGCGCGCATCGTGATGGGCGACCAACGCATCGAAGGACAGGCTGGCGCCTTCATGCAGCCGACGATCCTCACGGACATCGAGGCGGCCAACCCGACGTACAAGCAGGAATTCTTTGGTCCGGTGGCGCTCCAGGAAGTTGATCCGGGTGAGCTGAATGGTTCAGGAGGTCAAAGTCCCGGATGGCATCCACGTGTGATGCCCGGGCAGGGTGCGTCGCCATAA
- a CDS encoding alternative oxidase translates to MLDAPPRHHTPLSASDHFARGVTKLLRFVADAFFAKRYGHRAIVLETVAAVPGMVGATLTHLHSLRRMVNDEGWIRTLMEEAENERMHLMTFIEVAQPTALERWLILLAQWIFYLGFFVLYLVSRRTAHRLVGYFEEEAVISYTQYLAEIDSGRAPNGPAPGIARRYWKLKEDATLRDVVLAVRADEAHHRDINHGLASHLAGEPVRAEPPAPYPEHADPGKWDPKQ, encoded by the coding sequence ATGCTCGACGCACCCCCGCGGCACCACACGCCTCTGAGCGCCAGCGACCATTTCGCGCGGGGCGTCACCAAGTTGCTGCGGTTTGTGGCCGACGCCTTCTTCGCCAAACGCTATGGGCACCGCGCGATCGTGCTGGAAACGGTGGCCGCCGTGCCCGGCATGGTGGGCGCCACGCTCACCCACCTGCATTCCCTGCGCCGCATGGTCAACGACGAAGGCTGGATCCGCACGTTGATGGAAGAGGCCGAAAACGAGCGCATGCACCTCATGACCTTCATCGAGGTGGCTCAACCCACCGCGCTGGAACGCTGGCTCATCCTGTTGGCGCAGTGGATTTTTTACCTCGGCTTCTTCGTGCTCTACCTCGTGTCGCGCCGCACGGCGCACCGCCTGGTGGGCTACTTTGAAGAAGAGGCGGTGATCAGCTACACGCAGTACCTGGCCGAAATCGACTCGGGTCGCGCACCCAACGGCCCCGCGCCCGGGATCGCCAGGCGCTACTGGAAGCTCAAGGAAGACGCGACCCTGCGCGACGTGGTGCTGGCGGTGCGCGCCGACGAAGCCCACCACCGCGACATCAACCACGGCCTGGCCAGCCATCTCGCTGGTGAACCGGTTCGCGCCGAGCCACCAGCGCCGTATCCGGAGCATGCAGACCCGGGGAAGTGGGACCCGAAGCAGTGA
- a CDS encoding YdcH family protein yields the protein MFPEHRELISSLKGTDMHFTRLFDQHNELDQKIKNLEDGLEIATNAEIEVLKREKLQLKDEIYVILQKASAA from the coding sequence ATGTTTCCAGAACACCGCGAACTCATCTCCAGCCTCAAGGGCACCGACATGCACTTCACGCGCCTGTTTGACCAGCACAACGAACTCGACCAGAAGATCAAGAACCTGGAAGACGGCCTGGAGATCGCGACCAACGCCGAGATCGAGGTGCTCAAGCGCGAAAAGCTGCAGCTCAAGGACGAGATCTACGTGATCCTCCAGAAGGCCAGCGCCGCCTGA
- a CDS encoding NAD(P)-dependent alcohol dehydrogenase, whose protein sequence is MATMMKAAVFVEKNRIEVVDKPIPGVGPNDALIRITTTTICGTDVHILKGEYPVAQGLIIGHEPVGVIEKLGSAVQGYSEGQRVIAGAICPNFNSYAAQDGASSQDGSYLIPQGLCGCHGFKATAGWRFGNLIDGTQAEYVLVPDAQANLAPIPDGLSDEQVLMCPDIMSTGFKGAENANIRIGDTVVVFAQGPIGLCATAGARLLGASTIIAVDGNDHRLGIAKKMGADLTLNFRNCDVVDEIMKITGGRGVDSSIEALGTQATFESALRVLKPGGTLSSLGVYSSDLTIPLGAFAAGLGDHRIVTALCPGGKERMRRLMNVVASGRIDLGVMVTHQFKLDDIVAAYELFANQRDGVLKVAIKP, encoded by the coding sequence ATGGCCACCATGATGAAAGCCGCCGTGTTCGTCGAGAAGAACCGCATCGAGGTGGTTGACAAGCCCATCCCCGGTGTGGGCCCCAACGACGCACTCATCCGCATCACCACCACCACCATCTGCGGCACCGACGTGCACATCCTCAAGGGTGAGTACCCGGTGGCCCAGGGCCTGATCATCGGCCACGAGCCGGTGGGTGTGATCGAAAAACTCGGCAGTGCCGTGCAGGGCTACAGCGAAGGCCAGCGCGTCATTGCCGGCGCCATCTGCCCCAACTTCAATTCGTACGCCGCGCAAGACGGCGCATCCTCGCAAGATGGCAGTTACCTCATTCCCCAGGGCCTGTGTGGCTGCCACGGCTTCAAGGCCACGGCGGGCTGGCGCTTCGGCAACCTGATCGACGGCACGCAGGCCGAATATGTGCTGGTGCCCGACGCCCAGGCCAACTTGGCGCCCATTCCCGACGGCCTCTCCGACGAGCAGGTGCTGATGTGTCCCGACATCATGTCCACCGGCTTCAAGGGCGCGGAGAACGCCAACATCCGCATCGGCGACACCGTGGTGGTGTTTGCGCAAGGCCCGATCGGGCTGTGTGCCACGGCGGGCGCGCGCTTGCTGGGCGCGTCCACCATCATCGCGGTGGACGGCAACGACCACCGCCTCGGCATCGCCAAAAAGATGGGCGCCGACCTCACGCTCAACTTCAGGAACTGCGACGTGGTCGACGAGATCATGAAGATCACCGGCGGGCGCGGTGTGGACTCGTCCATCGAAGCGCTGGGCACACAAGCCACGTTCGAGTCTGCCCTGCGTGTGCTCAAACCCGGCGGCACCTTGTCCAGCCTCGGCGTTTATTCGAGCGACCTCACCATTCCCCTGGGCGCGTTTGCCGCCGGCCTGGGCGACCACCGCATCGTCACCGCGCTGTGCCCCGGCGGCAAGGAGCGCATGCGCCGGCTCATGAACGTGGTGGCCTCCGGCCGCATCGACCTGGGCGTCATGGTCACCCACCAGTTCAAGCTGGACGACATCGTGGCCGCGTACGAGCTGTTTGCGAACCAGCGCGACGGCGTGTTGAAGGTGGCGATCAAGCCCTGA